The Leptospira sp. WS60.C2 genome includes the window GTGAACTTCCAGACCGATGATGACTTCGTATTCCATGGTTTGGTAACAGGATTTTCTTGGAAAATGAACCTGGCAATTCAAATTCCGACAGAATTTAATCCAAGTGGTCTGGTGCTGATTGCAGAACCATTTTATATAGGTTTTTTTGCTCCCGAGAAATGCCGATTTCCCCACTTTGGTGGAGTTTTTTCGTAAACTCTGAGAGTTCTCTCACGCGAGCCTCAAATGCCAGACCAATTTTTTTATCTTCCAATGCAATATGAGAGAGTAACCAATTTCGGAGATCCTGCACCAAATGTAAACCTACTCGAGGATTTCCTAATTTGTACTCATCGTTACGCATCTTAATGAATTCGATAAACCGTTTGTGTTGGTTCATATGTTGCACAACATCAGTGTATCGAAAGTACCGCATAATTTTATCTTCTACACCAAAATGATCTTTTGTATATTCAATTGCTTCAGCAATTACCTTATGAAAGGTTTCACTGGATCCATCACCTAACTTCAGAGAATGATCAAGTTCTACAATCATCTTTAACAACCAAATGTGCTGCAAATCGATGATAGGAATTCCAGTCGATAAATTATATGTTTTCCATATATTTCGAATTTCTTGGATTGTATCAATAGATTGTTCCTGGAGAGTGATGTTGGTTGTATCAATCTGGATAATGTTTTGATAAATCAAAAGTTGCTCTTTCGAAATGGGATATTTTCCTGATTTCAAAATTTGATTACAATAGGATTTTAAATCGAGACCAGATGCTTTAAAAAAATCCGCATAATCTCTATCGTCATGTAAAATATGTTGGAATAACCATTTCTTTAGAATTTGCAAAATCCCGAGGGCAGCCATTTGGTTATTTTTTGCCTCATAGTATTTTTCCGTTAGTCGCTCAACAAACTTTCGATGACCAACGATATGTTCTTTATAATTCGGATAATTAAAATGCTCTAGGATATCTTCTTCTAATGCAAAGTGTTCTGCTACATAGTCGAGCGCCTTTCGGAAAGATGTATGAACATCTACATCCGAATCCGATTTTTCTGCTTCGACAATTTCTTCTTCTAATTCTAAGATGATGTGTACAAGCCAAACATGTTGCAAGTCTATGATGGGTATACCCAAGTGAAACGGTTCACTTAACCAAGTGATCCGAAGGGAATCTAGATGTGCAGAAGAATCCTTTTGCATGATTCCAGGAAAATGATCCCCCGTTTGTTGTCACGGAAATTGGGGAAATGGAGAATTGATATTTATCAGTGATTTAGAATCATACAAAATTAGAAATTCATTTGGGAGTTGAAATGGAAGAAAAAAGAAAGGATCTGATATTGAGAGGCAGTTAGAAACTCACTCCCGAGAGAACTCAAGGAGTGAGAGGATTTAAATTGTTTTTTTGTTTAACGATTCAATGAATTAAACAAAAAACTTTGTAGTTAGTTTCACCATAAGTCGCACAAAACCAGAATAAGGTGGGTACATCAATTTAGCAATCGATGCCTTTGGTGTTTGTAAAACGGATCTTTCATGAGAAAAAGTTTTGAAACCAAAAATTCCATGGTAACTTCCATGACCAGAGTGATTCACACCACCAAATGGCAAGTTCGGATTCACTAGATGTAAAATCACATCATTAATCACGGCACCACCAGAACTTGTTCTACGAAGAACATACTTGGACGTACTTCTTTTTTTCGTAAAGATATACAAAGCCAATGGTTTTGGTCTTTCGTTGATAATGTGAATGGCATCATCCAATGATTTGTAAGTCACGATGGGAAGAAGGGGTCCAAAAATTTCATCTTCCATAATTTTGGAATCCAATGGAACATTGGTAAGAATGGTTGGTGCTATGAAGTTGTCTGAACTTCTTACTTCACCACCGTAAGCAATATTTGCACCTTTCTTCACTGCATCTTCAATGTAAGAAGATACTCTTGCAAAATTCTTAGAATTCACGATCCGACAAAAGTCTGTACTTGCTGTGAAATTTTCTGGTTTGGATTTAAAAAAACTCTCAGTCGTTTCCTTGGCATATTTAACAAATTCTTCCACTTTTGTTTCGGGAATGAGTAAATAGTCAGGAGCCACACAAGTTTGACCTGCATTTAAAAACTTACCCCACATGATTCGTTCAGCGGCAACTTTCATATCAGCATCTTCTGCAATGATTGAAGGAGATTTTCCACCTAATTCAAGTGTTACGCTGGTGAGATTTTTTGCCGCAGCTGCCATCACGATCTTTCCAACTGGTGTAGAGCCAGTGAAAAAAATATGATCAAAAGGGACATCAAGTAGTGCGGTTGCCACACTCACATCTCCTTCGAACACTGCAACTTCGTCTTCCGTGAAAACTTCGTTTAACATCAAATTGATGACATTCGCAGTGTTTGGTGTAAATTCTGATGGCTTTAACATCACTGTGTTACCGGCTGCAATTGCCGCTGCAAGAGGCGCAATGGCTAAGTGAAACGGATAATTCCAAGGAGCAATGATGAGACACACACCTTTTGGTTCATACACGATCCGACTTGTTGCACCCAGAAGAGTAGGAGGAGTCATTACATTTTTAGGTCGCATCCAATGTTTGAGGTGTCGAACCGCATCATTGATTTCTGCAATCGTTGGCAAAATTTCAGTGATATCCACTTCTCCAGCAGATTTTCTGAAATCAGCGTGAAGTGCTTTTTGAATCTCTGTTTGGTATTTTAACACAGCATCTTTTAGTTTTTTTAGTTTGAGAATTCGTGTTTTGAAATTCGTCAAACGAAGTTCGAGAGCCTTTTTCTTTTGTGATTTAAAAATTCTATCGATGTCGCTTGGAGCAAAACTTTTGGTTTGGATAACGGCTGTGTTTGAAACAGTTGCCGAAGAAAGAGTAGCTTGGGTCATGGGAATCTCCGTATTACTGACTCTCGTTCAGTTAGAGAGGAAATTCAAGAACTTTTTCGGAATTCAGGGCGATTCTATGTCTTTTTTATGCCAAAAACCCTTTTCCAAATCCCGGTGGGGGTCCATTTTGAATGTACAACTTTGCTCGATCCAAATAGAGTAGAGCTGCCTTGTCGGAGGGATCAATCGACAACACTGATAAAAATCCGAGTTCCGCACCTTTAAAGTCCCCATCCCAAAACAAATTGACGCTCTCTTCAAATCGTTCCTTCGTTTGTATTTTTAAATGGAAAGACTCTTCTACACCATCTACTAATACTTGTGCAATTCCAATTAACTTTTGTTTAGCGGGAATTTTTATAAAATCTAACAACCTATGCGGATAAGAATCTGGTTCTTTTAACTCCAAAAGTGCGTCCAAACTCAAAATGATTTTGGCACCATACTTTTTCGTCATAGATTCCAAAGAATTGGCAACACCCATTGAGTCAGATAGTACGGCTGATTCTATTCTTTGTTCTTCACCAACGATTCCTAACATCAATTCACCAAAATGAATTCCAACTCCAATTTGAATTTCCCCAACACGATGGTGATGGCCTTCAGAATTCCACTTAGCAATTGTTTTGTGCATTTGAATGGCAGCAGACAATGCATCCTCTGGCTGTTTTTCAAACAGGGCAAAGATAGCATCACCTACATATTTTTCGATGAATCCATTGTGAGAACGAATGATCGGACCCACTTGCCGGAGATAATCGTTCAAAAATAAAAATGTTTCTTCTGGACTTAAGGTTTCAGAAATTGCAGTAAAATCTCGTATATCAGATGATAGAACCGACATTTGTTTTACAATAAAGTCACCACGTTTTACCTTTGAGTTGTTTTTATTGGAAAACAACTGAATGAGTCTTAATGGAACAAACTTTGAATAGATTTCGTTAGATGACTCAAGTCGATTGTTTACTTCAATCAGTTCCGTTGTCAAAGTGTCCATTGAAGAATAAAAACGAGCATTTCGTCTTGCAAGCAGTATACTTTGGAACAAAAAGAAAACAAAAAGGGAAAATGGCATAAGAGGCTGAGATTGAAACCAATAATTACCTGCCATTAAATCATGAGTGGAGCCTAACATCAATATGAGAGATCCATAAAATACCAAACTGCTATCTCTTTTCTTTTGTCTATAGAATCTAAGAATTACATAAAAGGAACAAATACTAAAGAACAGAATATAAATTTGTGAAACAATATTGGTGGTTGTAAATAATTTTGGATCCGTTAGTAATACAAATCCAGTATAAACTATACCAAAACTCCAACACGAAATCAACATCCAATTTGGTACTTCTGATTTTCCAGGGAACAAACTACGCAGATAACTTAAGAAAAAACAAACAAGAAGTGGCGCTGAGGCATAATCCAAAATTTGCATCCAATTCCATGAAAAATCAGGAAACGCATACACAATATAAAAGTTATCTAAAACAACTAACCTCAAGCCAGTGAACAAACAAAAGAGGGAAAAAAACAACGAACTCTTCTCTTCTCTGCGAAAGAAAAAAACGGTAAGTTGGTACAAGGCCATTGTGAGCATGGCTCCGAACACAAAAACTTCACCAGCAGAATAAACTAAGGATTGATTTTGAATGACTTCTTTCGTTCCAATTTCTATTGGTTTACGATACCCACCACGTGCATGGTGATAGTTGCTAACTACATAAATGATTTCTTGTTCGTATGATTCCGGTTGAAAGGATACATATTGGATTTGATACTTCGGTTTTGCTTGGGTTTCATCAGATCCTACGATCCCAGAACTTGCAATTTTTTGACGATTTACATACAACTCATATGAGCTCGTAGCTGGCTGCACGCGTAAGTAGTAACGTATGTTAGGGTCTGGTATTTTGACGACCAATCGAAAGCTAGCAAATCCATCTCCTCCCTCTCCTTCTGGTCGATTGGAATTCCAAGAGGAAGGAACCTTTACAAACTTTTTTTCGTTTTCGGCAATCTTTTGGAACAATGATTCCCCGTATAATTCGTTCCAATACATTTCCCACTCGCCATTGAGTGACATTTTCTTATGATTTTCAATATATACTTCAGGAATTTCTAAAAAACCTTTCTCCGCTTCTTTCGCCTTTGTTTCGTTACACGAAATTCCAAAAAAAAGAATGAATGCATACGCGATAACGGGAAGAAGAATTGGTTTTATTTTTCCCATGCAGAAACTCCATCCCAATCGTCGCCAACTCCAGCTGTTTGGTAGTATTCACATCTTTCGATATAAATTTGTGCAGCAATGTCTTCTGGATTGTTTTGATGCACGTCTCTAAATCCATTTAAGGCAGAAACAAAATCAGCACGTTCGTAATCAAAAATAGCAGCTTCAAATTGTTCTCGAAAGGCAATCTTCTGATCTGATATGGAATCAATGCCTGGAATCAAAACTTCTGCGATCATCACTGTTTCTTGTTTTCCTTTGACACGCACAAAGTCCAAAATTCGATATGGAATTGTATCCAAATCCTCGTGTAACATAAGAGAGGTTAAACTGACGAGAATTCTAGCATTGTATTTTTTAGTTAACCCTTGGATGCGACTTGCTAAGTTCACAGTATCAGAAATGACCGTAGACTCAAGTCTCTCTTCTTCCCCTAAAATTCCTAACATAGTATCGCCAGAATGAATTCCTATTCCCGCATGTAAGGGAAGGTATCCGAACCCACGCCGTCTTTCATTGTATCGTTCCAATTCCCATTGGATGTCTTCAGCGGCTTTGATTGAATTTTGAATTCCACCATCAAAAAGCGCCATAACGGCACTTCCAATGTATTTATCGATGAATCCATGATTCTTACGAACACACGGTCCAATCCGACCTAAATAGGAATTGGTGAATAAAATACGATTTTCGAGAGGAATTGAATAGATGATGTCCCAGTATTCCCAAATGTCGGCAAATAATACCGTCATTTCCCTTTCGCTACTGTCACCTAACTTAACTTCTTCGATACTTTCTTTTCCTAAATGAGTTAAAAAATCCCGGGGGATAAATTTTGAATAAAATCGATTTGTTAAAATAAATTGTTCGTTGATGGTTTCAAATTCTTCCTTGAGGAGAATTTTTTTCTGAAAGGTTCTTGCCGTACGAAGAGTTACAATAGTGGACTGAACTCCAAAAAATAAAAACACTGCGATTTGCGACAAGGAAGACTCCCCTTCTCCCGTATAAGCAAGAAACACATCGTATACAAAACCAAAAAATAAAATCAAATAACCCAAAAAGAAGATATGTGAATCAGGTAATCCTTTTGTGACCATTTGGTACAATCGAATTCCCAAAAAGACTGCATAAACAACACCTAACACCTGAAAGACAAACTCAAACTCGGTATAAAACTCAGGTTTAATGATCAGTCCATACACCAATACAAACTGTACAAAGGCACTAAAATAACGAATGAGCTTGGTTTCAATAAAGCGAGGGAATAGTCCATCAATAAACCACAAAAACAAAATTCCTAAAACAAAAACAGAAGCATATTCTACATAAATCACAAGTTCCCATGGAATGTTAGGAAACATTGCGTAGATAGTTTTACTTCCAACAAAAGGCAATCGAATCGCAAACACCAAACAAAAGAATCCAAAATAGAAAGCCTCTCTTTGTTTATTACGGTAGAAAAACAATATGAAGTGATATAAACCAAACATAAACAAAGCCCCCGTAAGAGTAATGTCCATAGTGCTTTCTGCTAAAATATAGTTTTGCACTGTCTCTGCTGTACCAAAAATTGGGGCGTTCGGCAAACCTCCTTCTTTATGATGGAAATTGCTGACTTCGATTTTGATTTGAATCTGATCTTTTGCTACAAAAGTAAAACTCTGACCTTGTGCACTTGGTATGGTTGTCTTTTTGTCTTTTCCTGGAAATCCAGAAAGCAACACTCGATTACCAGCCGTTATACGAAAACTAGTTCGTACCTCTGGTAAATAGAGCGAATAAATTTGTGATTCACTTGGAAGTAAAATATCAAGGAGATAAGTGCCGTACCCCTTGCCATCCTCAATGCCCGAACGAAGTGGTACATCGTTCCAAAGTGCCGGTACAGGAAGATAGGAATGACTCACATCTGTGGAAAATTCTCCCAACTCATGTGGGTAAAATTTCCAGTCGCCATGAAGAGAAATTGCCTTTCCCGTTTTCCAAGAGAACGTTCTAAGATCCAATTGCCCCAACTGGACTTCCATGAATGGAGTCACCAACTGGCAAGACATGGCAAAAAAAACGAGGCAAAGAGTGATTCGATTGAGAAGGGTCATCCCTATCCTTTAAAGACGGATTGGACGCTTATTTGGAAAGGAAGTTTTCAAAATGAAAAAAATAATATTTTTTGGTTTGTACGAAGTACTGAGTGAGCTATTATGTCTCCTAAATGGCACCTTCTTCCGGACCCAACAAAGCCGCTC containing:
- a CDS encoding bacteriohemerythrin codes for the protein MQKDSSAHLDSLRITWLSEPFHLGIPIIDLQHVWLVHIILELEEEIVEAEKSDSDVDVHTSFRKALDYVAEHFALEEDILEHFNYPNYKEHIVGHRKFVERLTEKYYEAKNNQMAALGILQILKKWLFQHILHDDRDYADFFKASGLDLKSYCNQILKSGKYPISKEQLLIYQNIIQIDTTNITLQEQSIDTIQEIRNIWKTYNLSTGIPIIDLQHIWLLKMIVELDHSLKLGDGSSETFHKVIAEAIEYTKDHFGVEDKIMRYFRYTDVVQHMNQHKRFIEFIKMRNDEYKLGNPRVGLHLVQDLRNWLLSHIALEDKKIGLAFEARVRELSEFTKKLHQSGEIGISREQKNLYKMVLQSAPDHLD
- a CDS encoding 7TM diverse intracellular signaling domain-containing protein, with translation MGKIKPILLPVIAYAFILFFGISCNETKAKEAEKGFLEIPEVYIENHKKMSLNGEWEMYWNELYGESLFQKIAENEKKFVKVPSSWNSNRPEGEGGDGFASFRLVVKIPDPNIRYYLRVQPATSSYELYVNRQKIASSGIVGSDETQAKPKYQIQYVSFQPESYEQEIIYVVSNYHHARGGYRKPIEIGTKEVIQNQSLVYSAGEVFVFGAMLTMALYQLTVFFFRREEKSSLFFSLFCLFTGLRLVVLDNFYIVYAFPDFSWNWMQILDYASAPLLVCFFLSYLRSLFPGKSEVPNWMLISCWSFGIVYTGFVLLTDPKLFTTTNIVSQIYILFFSICSFYVILRFYRQKKRDSSLVFYGSLILMLGSTHDLMAGNYWFQSQPLMPFSLFVFFLFQSILLARRNARFYSSMDTLTTELIEVNNRLESSNEIYSKFVPLRLIQLFSNKNNSKVKRGDFIVKQMSVLSSDIRDFTAISETLSPEETFLFLNDYLRQVGPIIRSHNGFIEKYVGDAIFALFEKQPEDALSAAIQMHKTIAKWNSEGHHHRVGEIQIGVGIHFGELMLGIVGEEQRIESAVLSDSMGVANSLESMTKKYGAKIILSLDALLELKEPDSYPHRLLDFIKIPAKQKLIGIAQVLVDGVEESFHLKIQTKERFEESVNLFWDGDFKGAELGFLSVLSIDPSDKAALLYLDRAKLYIQNGPPPGFGKGFLA
- a CDS encoding adenylate/guanylate cyclase domain-containing protein yields the protein MTLLNRITLCLVFFAMSCQLVTPFMEVQLGQLDLRTFSWKTGKAISLHGDWKFYPHELGEFSTDVSHSYLPVPALWNDVPLRSGIEDGKGYGTYLLDILLPSESQIYSLYLPEVRTSFRITAGNRVLLSGFPGKDKKTTIPSAQGQSFTFVAKDQIQIKIEVSNFHHKEGGLPNAPIFGTAETVQNYILAESTMDITLTGALFMFGLYHFILFFYRNKQREAFYFGFFCLVFAIRLPFVGSKTIYAMFPNIPWELVIYVEYASVFVLGILFLWFIDGLFPRFIETKLIRYFSAFVQFVLVYGLIIKPEFYTEFEFVFQVLGVVYAVFLGIRLYQMVTKGLPDSHIFFLGYLILFFGFVYDVFLAYTGEGESSLSQIAVFLFFGVQSTIVTLRTARTFQKKILLKEEFETINEQFILTNRFYSKFIPRDFLTHLGKESIEEVKLGDSSEREMTVLFADIWEYWDIIYSIPLENRILFTNSYLGRIGPCVRKNHGFIDKYIGSAVMALFDGGIQNSIKAAEDIQWELERYNERRRGFGYLPLHAGIGIHSGDTMLGILGEEERLESTVISDTVNLASRIQGLTKKYNARILVSLTSLMLHEDLDTIPYRILDFVRVKGKQETVMIAEVLIPGIDSISDQKIAFREQFEAAIFDYERADFVSALNGFRDVHQNNPEDIAAQIYIERCEYYQTAGVGDDWDGVSAWEK